The Ailuropoda melanoleuca isolate Jingjing unplaced genomic scaffold, ASM200744v2 unplaced-scaffold57082, whole genome shotgun sequence genome includes the window aaaaaaaaaaaaaaatgttcctaggCAATGCAGGAGCGTTACACTCAAGCATTTCCGAACAGATTTATTCACGTAACTCACGCATACCGGCCCCCAAATACCAATATGCGGCACACCTTAAGCTATCCGTGTAACAGAGTGGAAAGCAAATGAGTTTGCAAATACTCTAGTTATTATGTAGTTGCAAACTTTCATCCTGAAAATAGTCATTAGCACTAGCACGCCGAGACGCACATTTAGTAATCTCTCACAGACGCTCAAATTCTAAATGAACCCACACTAACTACCCCTCCCCATGAAACTTGCTTCTGCCCGCTAAGGGCGTTCTGAGGGTACTTGGGCTGTCGCGGGTTCCCATGGCGCCAGTAACCACAAACTTTCCAGAAAGTCCAGGCATTTACTATCTCATGCTCCACGCTGCCACCAAAAGGGCCACAGTGGTCTGGGTTAGGAACGGCGGTTAGGCGGGGAACTGCTAAGGGACGCTGTTGTGCTTCTTCCGCAGAAAGCTGCCAGCTGAAGAAGCCTCTGGAGGCGGCCGGAGACTGTAAGGCGGCGGAGGAGAGCGAGAGGCCCAAGCCACGCAGCCGCCGGAAGCCCCGGGTCCTCTTCTCGCAAGCCCAGGTCTTCGAGCTGGAACGCAGGTTCAAGCAGCAGCGGTACCTGTCGGCGCCCGAGCGCGAGCACCTC containing:
- the LOC117799777 gene encoding homeobox protein Nkx-2.3-like; this translates as QTFQKVQAFTISCSTLPPKGPQWSGLGTAVRRGTAKGRCCASSAESCQLKKPLEAAGDCKAAEESERPKPRSRRKPRVLFSQAQVFELERRFKQQRYLSAPEREHLASSLKLTSTQVKIWFQNRRYKCKRQRQDKSLELGAHAPPPPPRRVAVPVLVRDGKPCV